Proteins found in one Triticum urartu cultivar G1812 chromosome 4, Tu2.1, whole genome shotgun sequence genomic segment:
- the LOC125552365 gene encoding protein Barley B recombinant isoform X2 — MDDDGSLSIRNWGFYETMKGNLGLQLMPSVAGGHRDTKPLLPNGTFLQHHNAPHHPPHSHHPRDYGNGEPSGGMPTEPPAIHMDFVRNEAWMHPSQHQHQHQHHHQNQHQQQHQHQHQHSREQKVLHAVPLGPAGHIGHPGHAVHHHPTGFGMMPDARGAHTLQMMQPQEPPVPEEEKIAPPLVEEHSVVGSKPPVKKRQQGRQPKLPKPKKPKKVATPGEDGAPKARAPRSRGPLKPVEMVINGIDFDISRIPTPVCSCTGAPQQCYRWGAGGWQSACCTTSISTYPLPMNTKRRGARIAGRKMSQGAFKKVLEKLAGEGYNLNNPIDLKTFWAKHGTNKFVTIR; from the exons ATGGACGACGACGGCAGCTTGAGCATTCGGAATTGGGGCTTCTATGAGACGATGAAAGGCAACCTCGGCCTGCAGCTGATGCCATCTGTGGCCGGCGGCCACCGGGACACTAAGCCGCTGCTCCCCAACGGCACCTTCTTGCAGCACCACAACGCCCCGCACCACCCGCCACATTCACATCACCCCCGCGACTATGGTAACGGCGAACCCTCTGGTGGCATGCCCACCGAGCCGCCGGCTATTCACATGGATTTTGTGCGCAATGAGGCCTGGATGCACCCCTCGCAGCATCAGCAT CAGCACCAGCACCATCACCAGAACCAACATCAACAGCAGCATCAGCATCAGCATCAACATTCCCGTGAGCAGAAGGTCCTTCATGCTGTTCCTCTTGGGCCTGCTGGACATATTGGACATCCTGGACATGCTGTGCATCACCACCCTACAGGTTTTGGGATGATGCCAGATGCGCGTGGTGCGCACACTCTCCAGATGATGCAGCCACAGGAGCCTCCTGTGCCCGAGGAGGAAAAAATTGCCCCACCGTTGGTTGAAGAGCATTCTGTGGTCGGAAGCAAGCCTCCGGTAAAGAAGAGGCAGCAAGGTCGTCAGCCTAAGTTGCCGAAGCCGAAGAAGCCTAAGAAGGTTGCTACTCCAGGGGAAGATGGGGCACCCAAGGCCCGTGCACCCCGAAGCAGGGGTCCTCTTAAGCCTGTGGAAATGGTAATTAATGGTATTGATTTTGACATTTCAAGGATACCAACACCTGTGTGCTCATGCACTGGAGCTCCCCAGCAATGCTACCGGTGGGGTGCAGGTGGCTGGCAGTCTGCATGCTGCACAACTTCTATTTCGACATACCCGCTGCCAATGAACACAAAGCGCCGGGGCGCACGTATTGCTGGAAGGAAGATGAGCCAAGGTGCATTCAAAAAGGTTCTTGAGAAGCTAGCTGGTGAAGGGTACAACCTTAATAATCCAATTGACTTGAAGACCTTCTGGGCCAAGCATGGCACAAACAAGTTTGTAACAATCAGGTAA
- the LOC125552365 gene encoding protein Barley B recombinant isoform X1, with translation MDDDGSLSIRNWGFYETMKGNLGLQLMPSVAGGHRDTKPLLPNGTFLQHHNAPHHPPHSHHPRDYGNGEPSGGMPTEPPAIHMDFVRNEAWMHPSQHQHQHQHQHQHQQQHQHHHQNQHQQQHQHQHQHSREQKVLHAVPLGPAGHIGHPGHAVHHHPTGFGMMPDARGAHTLQMMQPQEPPVPEEEKIAPPLVEEHSVVGSKPPVKKRQQGRQPKLPKPKKPKKVATPGEDGAPKARAPRSRGPLKPVEMVINGIDFDISRIPTPVCSCTGAPQQCYRWGAGGWQSACCTTSISTYPLPMNTKRRGARIAGRKMSQGAFKKVLEKLAGEGYNLNNPIDLKTFWAKHGTNKFVTIR, from the coding sequence ATGGACGACGACGGCAGCTTGAGCATTCGGAATTGGGGCTTCTATGAGACGATGAAAGGCAACCTCGGCCTGCAGCTGATGCCATCTGTGGCCGGCGGCCACCGGGACACTAAGCCGCTGCTCCCCAACGGCACCTTCTTGCAGCACCACAACGCCCCGCACCACCCGCCACATTCACATCACCCCCGCGACTATGGTAACGGCGAACCCTCTGGTGGCATGCCCACCGAGCCGCCGGCTATTCACATGGATTTTGTGCGCAATGAGGCCTGGATGCACCCCTCGCAGCATCAGCATCAGCATCAGCATCAGCATCAGCATCAGCAGCAGCACCAGCACCATCACCAGAACCAACATCAACAGCAGCATCAGCATCAGCATCAACATTCCCGTGAGCAGAAGGTCCTTCATGCTGTTCCTCTTGGGCCTGCTGGACATATTGGACATCCTGGACATGCTGTGCATCACCACCCTACAGGTTTTGGGATGATGCCAGATGCGCGTGGTGCGCACACTCTCCAGATGATGCAGCCACAGGAGCCTCCTGTGCCCGAGGAGGAAAAAATTGCCCCACCGTTGGTTGAAGAGCATTCTGTGGTCGGAAGCAAGCCTCCGGTAAAGAAGAGGCAGCAAGGTCGTCAGCCTAAGTTGCCGAAGCCGAAGAAGCCTAAGAAGGTTGCTACTCCAGGGGAAGATGGGGCACCCAAGGCCCGTGCACCCCGAAGCAGGGGTCCTCTTAAGCCTGTGGAAATGGTAATTAATGGTATTGATTTTGACATTTCAAGGATACCAACACCTGTGTGCTCATGCACTGGAGCTCCCCAGCAATGCTACCGGTGGGGTGCAGGTGGCTGGCAGTCTGCATGCTGCACAACTTCTATTTCGACATACCCGCTGCCAATGAACACAAAGCGCCGGGGCGCACGTATTGCTGGAAGGAAGATGAGCCAAGGTGCATTCAAAAAGGTTCTTGAGAAGCTAGCTGGTGAAGGGTACAACCTTAATAATCCAATTGACTTGAAGACCTTCTGGGCCAAGCATGGCACAAACAAGTTTGTAACAATCAGGTAA